The nucleotide sequence GGCACCGGCCCGCAGCGCGTGTTCGGCCGCCGCGAGCCCGGCGGGCCCGGCACCGACGATCACCACGTTCACGCCGTCTCCTCCCGGGACTGGGTGCGGATTTCGTCCCCGTCAGCGGCCGGGCGGCGGCACGCGCGGACGTCGGGCACGTCGTTCACCGTGAGCAGGCAGTCGAAGCACGCGCCGATACCGCAGAACACGCCACGCGGTGCGCCGGAACGCGTGGTGCGCCAGGAGACCCGGCCCGCGGCGAGCAGGATTCCCGCCACGCTCTGCCCGGCGATCCCGGTCA is from Amycolatopsis lurida and encodes:
- a CDS encoding (2Fe-2S)-binding protein translates to MSGRLLPRDRDPVGRTDRPIRITVDGETLTGIAGQSVAGILLAAGRVSWRTTRSGAPRGVFCGIGACFDCLLTVNDVPDVRACRRPAADGDEIRTQSREETA